One Staphylococcus simiae genomic region harbors:
- the tagD gene encoding glycerol-3-phosphate cytidylyltransferase — protein sequence MKRVITYGTYDLLHYGHIELLRRAREMGDYLIVALSTDEFNQIKNKKSYYDFEQRKMMLESIRYVDLVIPEDNWGQKETDVDKYDVDVFVMGHDWEGEFDFLKDKCEVIYLNRTEGISTTKIKQELYGKDVK from the coding sequence TTGAAAAGAGTAATTACGTATGGAACTTACGATTTATTACATTATGGTCATATTGAATTACTAAGAAGAGCACGTGAAATGGGAGATTATCTCATTGTTGCACTTTCTACTGATGAATTTAATCAAATTAAAAACAAAAAATCTTACTATGATTTTGAACAACGAAAAATGATGTTAGAATCAATTCGTTATGTAGACTTAGTTATTCCGGAAGATAATTGGGGTCAAAAAGAAACTGATGTTGATAAATATGATGTCGATGTCTTCGTAATGGGACATGACTGGGAAGGTGAATTTGACTTCTTAAAAGATAAATGTGAAGTCATTTATTTAAATCGTACAGAAGGTATTTCAACTACTAAAATCAAACAAGAATTATATGGTAAAGATGTTAAATGA
- a CDS encoding ribitol-5-phosphate dehydrogenase yields the protein MINQVYQLVAPRQFEVTYNNVDIYSNHVIVRPLYMSICAADQRYYTGSRDENVLYQKLPMSLIHEGVGEVVFDSKGIYEKGTKVVMVPNTPTETDEVIAENYLKSSYFRSSGYDGFMQDFVFLNHDRVVTLPDDIDLSIISYTELVSVSMHAIRRFERKSISNKNSFGIWGDGNLGYITAILLRKLYPESKIYVFGKTDYKLSHFSFVDEVFYINKIPKNLTFDHAFECVGGRGSQSAINQMIDYISPEGSIALLGVSEFPVEVNTRLVLEKGITLIGSSRSGTKDFQDVVDLYVQYPDIVEKLSLLKGQEFEIATINDLTEAFESDLSTSWGKTVLKWTM from the coding sequence ATGATTAATCAAGTATATCAATTAGTAGCTCCTAGACAATTTGAAGTAACCTACAACAATGTTGATATTTACAGTAACCATGTAATAGTTAGACCGTTATATATGTCTATATGTGCTGCTGATCAAAGATATTATACAGGTAGTAGGGATGAAAATGTCTTGTATCAAAAACTTCCTATGTCATTAATACATGAGGGTGTTGGAGAAGTGGTTTTTGATAGTAAAGGAATTTATGAAAAAGGGACAAAAGTTGTTATGGTTCCAAATACACCAACAGAAACTGACGAAGTTATTGCAGAAAATTACCTCAAATCTAGTTATTTTAGATCTAGTGGATATGATGGTTTTATGCAAGACTTTGTATTTTTAAATCACGATAGAGTTGTAACCTTACCTGATGATATTGACTTGAGTATTATTTCATATACTGAACTTGTTTCAGTTAGTATGCATGCAATACGCAGATTTGAAAGGAAATCGATTAGTAATAAGAATTCATTTGGAATATGGGGAGATGGAAATCTGGGTTATATTACAGCAATCTTATTAAGAAAATTATACCCAGAATCTAAAATCTATGTTTTTGGTAAAACAGATTATAAATTAAGTCATTTTTCATTTGTTGATGAAGTGTTTTACATCAATAAAATACCTAAGAATTTAACATTTGATCATGCATTTGAGTGTGTAGGTGGACGTGGTAGTCAATCTGCAATTAATCAAATGATTGATTATATTTCACCAGAAGGAAGTATAGCTCTTCTGGGCGTAAGTGAATTTCCAGTAGAAGTAAATACGCGTTTAGTATTAGAAAAAGGCATTACATTAATAGGTAGTAGTAGAAGTGGAACAAAAGATTTTCAAGATGTTGTTGATTTGTACGTACAATATCCTGACATTGTTGAAAAGCTTTCATTATTAAAAGGACAAGAATTTGAGATAGCCACAATCAACGACTTAACAGAAGCATTTGAATCAGATTTATCAACATCATGGGGAAAAACTGTCTTGAAATGGACTATGTAA
- a CDS encoding D-ribitol-5-phosphate cytidylyltransferase: MKYAGILAGGIGSRMGNVPLPKQFLDLDNKPILIHTLEKFILINEFEKIIIATPQQWVTHTKDTLKKFKISDDRIEVVQGGADRNDTIMNIINFIEQEKGLNDEDIIVTHDAVRPFLTHRIINENITAAMEYGAVDTVIDAIDTIVTSKNDEIIDSIPVRNEMYQGQTPQSFNIKLLKESYNQLTNEQKSILSDACKIIVETNKPVRLVKGELYNIKVTTPYDLKVADAIIRGDITDD, encoded by the coding sequence ATGAAATATGCAGGTATTTTAGCCGGAGGTATAGGATCTAGAATGGGTAATGTCCCTTTACCTAAACAATTTTTAGATTTAGATAATAAACCTATCTTAATACACACACTAGAAAAATTTATTTTAATTAATGAATTTGAAAAAATCATAATAGCCACGCCTCAACAATGGGTGACTCATACAAAAGATACCTTGAAAAAATTCAAAATATCCGATGATAGAATTGAGGTTGTTCAAGGTGGTGCTGATCGTAATGATACAATCATGAACATTATCAATTTTATAGAACAAGAAAAAGGTCTTAATGATGAAGATATCATTGTGACTCATGATGCGGTAAGACCATTTTTAACTCATCGTATTATTAATGAAAATATTACTGCAGCGATGGAATATGGAGCAGTGGATACAGTTATAGATGCTATTGATACTATTGTAACTTCTAAGAATGATGAAATAATTGATTCGATTCCTGTTAGAAACGAAATGTATCAAGGGCAAACACCACAATCTTTTAATATTAAATTATTGAAAGAAAGTTATAACCAATTAACTAACGAACAAAAAAGTATTTTGTCTGATGCTTGTAAGATTATTGTCGAAACAAATAAACCAGTTCGCCTTGTCAAAGGAGAATTATATAATATCAAAGTTACAACTCCATACGATTTAAAAGTAGCTGATGCAATTATAAGAGGTGATATTACAGATGATTAA
- the tarL gene encoding teichoic acid ribitol-phosphate polymerase TarL — translation MVKSKIYIDKIYWERVQLFVEGHSENLDLTKSKFVLRNLTETRILKANDVKIDDNKFVCRFNVAILDDGYYLPQDKYLLVNEQDFSYIAELNPEVINDAYQLLKEDEEEQYNEIETQNGKINYLLQSYLKEFKKGGNSKKTIYTITPEISSDVNEFVFDVNVTMPKPKQLFIVRKYKEVNKKIRKYSFNIRKFVFQTIFNTTKFFHLKKGKTVLFTSDSRGTMSGNFKYIYDEMLRQNLDQKYNIHTIFKANITDRRGLIDKFRLPYLLGKADYIFVDDFHPLIYTVRFRRSQEVIQVWHAVGAFKTVGFSRTGKKGGPFIDSLNHRSYTKAYVSSETDIPFYAEAFGIKEKNVVPTGVPRTDVLFDEDYAKSIRREMEDELPIIKGKKVILFAPTFRGNGHGTAHYPFFKIDFERLAKYCEEHNAVVLFKMHPFVKNRLNISNQHQKYFVDVSDFREVNDILFITDLLISDYSSLIYEFAVFKRPMIFYAFDLEDYITTRDFYEPYESFVPGKIVQSFDELMDALNNENYDEQKVVPFLDKHFKYQDGRSSERLVRDLFGS, via the coding sequence TTGGTTAAAAGTAAGATATATATAGATAAAATCTATTGGGAACGCGTTCAATTATTTGTTGAAGGTCATAGTGAAAACTTAGATTTAACAAAAAGTAAATTTGTATTGAGAAACTTAACTGAAACACGAATATTGAAAGCAAATGATGTCAAAATTGATGATAATAAGTTTGTATGTCGATTTAACGTTGCCATTTTAGATGATGGTTATTATTTACCTCAAGATAAATATTTATTAGTAAATGAGCAAGATTTTTCATATATTGCCGAATTAAATCCAGAAGTGATTAATGATGCTTATCAATTGTTAAAAGAAGATGAGGAAGAACAATACAATGAAATAGAAACGCAAAATGGTAAAATCAATTATTTATTACAAAGCTATCTAAAAGAGTTTAAGAAAGGTGGTAATTCTAAAAAAACGATATATACAATAACGCCTGAGATTTCTAGCGATGTAAATGAATTTGTATTTGACGTTAATGTAACTATGCCAAAACCTAAACAATTATTTATTGTAAGAAAATATAAAGAAGTGAATAAAAAAATTAGAAAATATTCATTTAATATCAGAAAATTTGTATTTCAAACAATTTTTAATACAACTAAGTTCTTCCATTTGAAAAAAGGGAAAACGGTACTTTTTACCTCAGATTCAAGAGGAACAATGTCAGGGAATTTTAAATATATTTATGATGAGATGCTAAGACAAAATCTAGATCAAAAATATAATATTCATACTATTTTCAAAGCAAATATAACCGATCGTCGTGGTCTGATTGATAAATTTAGATTGCCATATTTATTAGGAAAAGCTGATTATATTTTTGTTGATGACTTTCATCCCCTGATATATACAGTTCGATTTAGACGATCTCAAGAAGTTATTCAAGTATGGCATGCGGTAGGTGCATTTAAAACAGTAGGATTTAGTCGTACAGGAAAAAAAGGCGGACCATTTATTGATTCACTAAATCATCGTAGTTATACAAAGGCATATGTTTCTTCGGAAACGGATATACCATTTTATGCTGAAGCATTTGGTATTAAAGAAAAAAATGTTGTACCAACAGGTGTTCCACGTACTGATGTTTTATTTGACGAGGATTACGCGAAGTCTATTAGAAGAGAAATGGAAGATGAATTACCAATAATCAAGGGTAAAAAAGTTATATTATTTGCCCCAACATTTAGAGGTAATGGACATGGTACTGCACATTATCCATTTTTCAAAATAGATTTTGAGCGTCTAGCAAAATATTGTGAAGAACATAATGCAGTTGTATTGTTTAAAATGCACCCATTTGTTAAGAATCGATTGAATATATCTAATCAACATCAAAAATATTTTGTTGATGTTTCTGATTTCAGGGAAGTAAACGATATTTTGTTTATAACTGATTTATTAATTAGTGATTATTCATCATTAATATATGAATTTGCAGTATTTAAACGACCAATGATATTCTATGCATTTGATTTAGAAGATTATATTACAACTAGGGATTTTTATGAACCGTATGAATCATTTGTTCCAGGAAAAATTGTACAATCATTTGATGAATTAATGGATGCTTTAAATAATGAAAATTATGATGAACAAAAAGTTGTACCTTTCCTTGATAAACATTTTAAATATCAAGACGGTCGTTCAAGTGAACGTTTAGTAAGAGATTTATTCGGTAGTTAA
- a CDS encoding glycosyltransferase, with amino-acid sequence MSIIFVTSRLDKDHGGLTASLLNKTRILYDYNKIKSKILTFHADQNFNNIKNEIQRRYELENKTDILNINEYFRERGLKYTTNKYSVDISDLTKVKVNDSTTEFYNNGIKRLEIKYKNNILTEVKHFTDNSICFKKDIVDHDGFLYWTSFYIDAKLSRQIFYRKDGSAFQSREYDSTNNKKNIKNIVLFDDSILRFNSFDEFKTYFIEKFIEDRCTYIIGEARAQDSVILNINDSRVRKIFMTHSIHERPDTKIIRLGNRKVLNNLNKIDGLVLLTNKQRGDIIKRFGERNNYYVIPHSIEIPKVVTKKDPNKIVIISRLHEEKRLDHAIKAFKKVIQKSPDAKLYIYGDGDQKESLQNLINKLNVQHNVKLMGYTNNTNEVLQSATCSILTSKYEGFALVIQESIANGTPVIAYDIKYGPSDMIDNEKNGFLVSDGNIDELAATIIAYLNVSNNKKKKYSEEAVIKAKSFSNERFAESWLKLFEDLKSPKIRIEPQVRLTKVERNTLSKNNFKIEVEMEINNSINDITPKFWGTFYNRSTINNEGIKNNTRVETTVKKVRQNIYIIDFYFKANEFQKNEIYDVFLSMQYDSNYFDLRIGNQRKDINIEKIKTRRVTPYFTQTYDNLSFKL; translated from the coding sequence ATGAGTATTATATTTGTAACCAGTAGGTTAGATAAGGATCATGGTGGATTGACAGCATCATTATTAAATAAAACTAGAATTTTATATGACTACAATAAAATTAAGTCTAAAATTCTAACTTTTCATGCTGATCAAAATTTTAATAATATAAAAAATGAAATACAAAGACGTTATGAGCTTGAAAATAAGACTGATATTTTAAATATTAATGAATACTTTAGAGAGCGTGGTTTAAAATATACAACAAATAAATACTCAGTTGATATAAGTGATTTAACAAAAGTGAAAGTAAATGATTCTACAACTGAATTTTACAATAATGGTATCAAAAGATTAGAAATTAAATATAAAAATAATATACTTACTGAAGTTAAGCATTTTACAGACAATAGTATATGTTTTAAAAAAGATATTGTTGATCACGATGGTTTTTTATACTGGACAAGTTTTTATATTGATGCAAAACTTTCTAGACAAATTTTTTACAGAAAAGATGGTTCAGCATTTCAATCAAGAGAATATGATTCTACAAATAATAAAAAAAACATTAAAAATATAGTATTATTTGATGATTCTATATTAAGATTCAATTCTTTTGATGAATTTAAGACGTATTTTATTGAAAAATTTATTGAGGATAGATGTACATATATTATTGGTGAAGCTAGGGCACAAGATTCAGTTATTTTAAATATTAATGACTCAAGAGTTCGAAAAATTTTTATGACTCATAGTATTCATGAAAGGCCTGATACAAAAATAATTCGTCTAGGTAATAGGAAAGTATTAAATAATTTGAATAAAATCGATGGTCTTGTATTGCTAACAAACAAGCAAAGAGGAGACATAATTAAACGATTTGGTGAAAGAAACAATTATTATGTAATTCCACATTCAATTGAAATACCTAAAGTAGTAACCAAGAAAGACCCAAATAAAATTGTGATAATCTCTAGGCTACATGAGGAAAAACGATTGGATCATGCAATTAAAGCATTTAAAAAAGTGATTCAGAAAAGTCCAGATGCCAAGTTATATATTTATGGAGATGGTGATCAAAAAGAATCATTACAAAATTTGATTAATAAATTAAATGTACAACATAATGTAAAACTAATGGGTTATACAAATAATACTAATGAAGTGCTACAAAGCGCTACATGCTCAATATTAACATCTAAATATGAAGGATTTGCGTTAGTTATACAAGAGAGTATAGCAAATGGAACACCTGTAATAGCATATGACATTAAGTATGGTCCTTCAGATATGATTGATAACGAGAAAAATGGATTTCTAGTTTCGGATGGTAATATAGATGAATTAGCTGCAACTATAATCGCTTACTTAAATGTTTCAAATAATAAAAAGAAAAAGTATTCAGAAGAAGCAGTTATAAAAGCCAAGTCTTTTTCTAATGAGCGTTTTGCAGAGTCATGGTTGAAATTATTTGAAGATTTAAAATCTCCTAAAATAAGAATAGAACCTCAAGTGAGATTAACAAAAGTTGAAAGAAATACTTTGTCAAAAAATAATTTTAAAATAGAAGTTGAGATGGAAATTAATAACTCTATAAATGATATAACACCTAAATTTTGGGGAACATTTTATAATAGATCAACTATAAATAATGAAGGTATTAAAAATAATACAAGAGTAGAAACTACTGTAAAAAAAGTAAGACAAAATATATATATAATTGATTTTTATTTTAAAGCTAATGAATTTCAAAAAAATGAAATATATGATGTATTTTTATCAATGCAATATGATTCTAACTATTTTGACTTGCGAATTGGTAATCAAAGAAAAGATATAAATATTGAAAAAATTAAAACTAGAAGAGTTACTCCATATTTTACTCAAACTTATGATAATTTAAGTTTTAAGTTATAA
- a CDS encoding CDP-glycerol glycerophosphotransferase family protein — translation MNYILIEQEQNKLTLKFEQTSKSVDKIYIKNEYQSLTFLPSSHDANYFEIDLINVLHTFEHYSGTKIYVIIEESNDIITTQRSINVKKDHLKVINLAPINQRGLYINPYITKNGQFHLVLGKELALSTFFSKRHINKVKFTNSEAIIDGQFSLVNAKLQKASLMIKSRLSDYLIEVPMEKVVNIYANSKSGVTKFNYNVDIYQSLISFLQFHLDNEDVIDVFLNIDIEELLNPIQIKVGCPRIIAEYILKGEIITEYQGDIRSATPYFTMKGKNLSFHINTYDIDSYQTYLQCLRDNTVNKKQSDVWIIGERPYKAQENGYHFFKYMRTEHPELAVYYVIDKDSKERHKVEPFGNIIDFGSAEHFKMMLQADYICTTHYPELIYPTNSKIFEQKITATKVFLQHGVLGTKNLSGIYGNQLKNCNLDVFITSSQREKEIVVKDLKFDAEQVKVTGLARFDSLFEQSTTVKNQVLIIPTWRDWLTSADQIRQSEYLSRMNALLNSDIIKRYSHQGLQFVFCLHPNMQPFIDLFEVPDYVKSIRQGDVDVQQLIKESKLMINDYSSVGFDFSFLNKPVIYYQYDKDRFLGKHPSHIDIENELPGFIVNNQQDLEMKLQEMIDHHFEVPAMIKQRALNFYNFRDQQNCERIYQAAISYNKPLVNSKVKHNVITAHLYKRFQKLPQYYKLMKKMNALITKVVPVQQDLIVIESNVGKSVSDSPKVIYDALKSYTNKYRIVWVTNVQYPFNDERVITVKRLSPEYYYYLSRAKYWINNQNFPTYMKKHKDTIYLQTWHGTPLKKMLNDVEHFKGRTDDYKERVNQAIKTWDYLVSPSPYATQCFKSAFNYKKEILEVGYPRNDMFYNTDDRFVTEKQLEVRQRLGIAKDKKVILYAPTFRDDEVNKAKKHIINLKLDLAKMKENLADDYVLLLRPHIIISNALRIDQELQDFVINVGKYNDISELYLISDICITDYSSVMFDYANTKRPLLFFTYDLEHYKNDLRGFYFDFENEAPGPLLNTNEALIDAIINIEQVKKNYKDKYQDFYHKFCTFETGKAAQDIVKRIFE, via the coding sequence ATGAATTATATACTTATTGAGCAGGAACAAAATAAATTAACACTTAAATTTGAGCAAACTAGTAAATCAGTCGATAAAATTTACATTAAAAATGAATATCAGTCATTAACATTTTTACCTAGTAGCCATGACGCTAACTATTTTGAAATTGATTTAATAAATGTGTTACATACATTTGAACATTATTCTGGGACAAAGATATATGTCATTATTGAAGAGTCAAATGATATCATAACAACACAAAGAAGTATTAATGTTAAAAAAGATCATTTAAAAGTGATAAACTTAGCACCGATAAATCAAAGAGGTTTATACATTAATCCATACATAACAAAAAATGGACAATTCCATCTTGTATTAGGCAAAGAATTAGCTTTAAGTACTTTCTTTTCCAAAAGACATATCAATAAAGTGAAGTTCACAAATTCTGAAGCCATTATTGATGGACAATTTTCTTTAGTCAATGCAAAGTTACAGAAAGCATCACTTATGATTAAAAGCAGACTGAGTGATTATTTAATTGAAGTACCAATGGAAAAAGTTGTTAACATTTATGCTAACTCAAAAAGCGGTGTAACAAAATTTAATTATAACGTCGATATTTATCAATCATTAATATCATTTTTGCAGTTTCACTTAGATAACGAAGATGTGATTGATGTTTTCTTAAATATTGATATCGAAGAACTATTAAACCCAATTCAAATTAAAGTAGGATGTCCAAGAATCATTGCTGAATATATATTGAAAGGTGAAATAATCACAGAATATCAAGGTGACATACGTTCTGCTACACCGTATTTTACTATGAAAGGTAAAAATTTATCATTTCATATTAATACTTATGACATTGATAGTTATCAAACATATTTACAATGTTTGAGAGATAATACAGTTAATAAAAAACAAAGTGATGTTTGGATTATTGGTGAACGACCATACAAAGCACAGGAAAACGGCTATCACTTCTTTAAATATATGAGAACAGAACATCCTGAGCTAGCTGTATATTATGTCATTGACAAAGATTCCAAAGAACGACATAAAGTTGAACCGTTTGGCAATATTATTGATTTTGGTTCAGCTGAGCATTTTAAGATGATGTTGCAAGCTGATTATATTTGTACAACACATTATCCAGAATTAATCTATCCAACGAATAGTAAAATATTTGAGCAGAAGATTACAGCAACGAAAGTTTTTCTACAGCATGGTGTACTCGGAACTAAAAATTTATCGGGTATTTATGGTAATCAGTTGAAAAACTGTAATTTAGACGTCTTTATTACGAGCTCACAACGTGAGAAAGAAATTGTGGTCAAAGATTTGAAGTTTGATGCTGAGCAAGTAAAAGTTACTGGTTTAGCACGTTTTGATAGTTTATTTGAGCAATCAACCACTGTAAAAAATCAAGTGCTTATCATACCGACATGGCGTGATTGGCTAACAAGTGCTGATCAAATACGTCAATCTGAATACTTATCTCGAATGAATGCGTTGTTAAATAGTGACATAATTAAACGTTATTCTCATCAAGGACTACAATTTGTTTTTTGTTTACATCCGAATATGCAACCGTTTATTGATTTATTTGAAGTGCCTGATTATGTGAAAAGTATTAGACAAGGAGATGTAGATGTTCAACAATTAATTAAAGAAAGTAAATTAATGATCAATGATTATTCGAGTGTCGGTTTTGACTTTAGTTTCTTAAATAAACCAGTGATTTATTATCAGTATGATAAAGATCGCTTTTTAGGTAAGCATCCGTCACATATTGATATCGAAAATGAATTGCCAGGTTTCATTGTTAATAACCAACAAGATTTAGAAATGAAATTACAAGAAATGATAGATCATCATTTTGAAGTGCCAGCAATGATAAAACAACGTGCATTAAACTTTTATAATTTTAGAGATCAACAAAATTGTGAACGTATTTATCAAGCTGCAATATCTTACAATAAGCCATTAGTTAATAGCAAAGTAAAACATAATGTCATCACAGCTCACTTATATAAAAGGTTTCAAAAGTTACCACAATATTATAAGTTGATGAAAAAAATGAATGCATTGATAACAAAAGTCGTACCTGTTCAACAAGATTTAATTGTTATCGAAAGCAATGTAGGTAAATCAGTGAGTGATAGTCCCAAAGTCATTTATGATGCTTTGAAAAGTTACACTAATAAATACCGTATTGTTTGGGTAACTAATGTTCAGTATCCATTTAACGATGAACGTGTGATAACAGTTAAGCGTCTATCACCGGAATATTATTATTATTTATCACGTGCGAAATATTGGATTAATAACCAAAATTTCCCAACCTATATGAAAAAACATAAAGATACCATTTATCTTCAAACGTGGCATGGTACGCCTTTGAAGAAAATGCTCAATGATGTTGAACATTTTAAAGGACGCACTGATGACTATAAAGAACGTGTAAATCAAGCCATTAAAACATGGGACTATTTAGTATCACCAAGTCCCTATGCGACACAATGCTTTAAATCAGCATTTAACTATAAGAAGGAAATATTAGAAGTGGGCTATCCAAGAAATGATATGTTCTATAATACTGATGACCGCTTTGTTACGGAAAAACAATTAGAAGTCAGACAACGACTTGGTATTGCAAAAGATAAAAAAGTCATTCTTTATGCACCAACATTCCGAGATGATGAAGTGAATAAAGCTAAGAAGCATATCATTAATTTAAAATTAGACTTAGCTAAGATGAAAGAAAACTTAGCAGACGATTATGTTTTATTACTTCGTCCACATATCATAATTAGTAATGCGTTGCGTATTGATCAAGAGTTACAAGATTTCGTTATCAATGTAGGTAAATACAATGATATTAGCGAACTATATTTAATTTCTGATATATGCATTACTGATTACTCATCAGTGATGTTTGATTATGCTAATACTAAACGGCCATTATTATTTTTCACTTATGATTTAGAACATTATAAGAATGATTTAAGAGGGTTCTATTTTGATTTTGAAAATGAGGCACCAGGCCCTTTATTGAATACTAACGAAGCATTAATTGATGCCATAATTAATATTGAGCAAGTAAAGAAAAATTATAAAGATAAATATCAAGATTTTTATCATAAATTCTGTACATTTGAAACAGGAAAAGCAGCGCAAGACATTGTGAAAAGAATTTTTGAATAA
- the tarF gene encoding teichoic acid glycerol-phosphate transferase TarF, translated as MITKYLKKIYTRVVSAIFKAESHFINKKLIYFESFHGKQFNDNPRALYEYLKETSDYKLIWGVKKGHEQIFIENDVPYVRRFSLKWLLVMPRASYWIINTRIPAWFYKSSKIKYLQTWHGTPLKKIGLDIQDVHMPNTNTQQYRKNIVLESERWDYLISPNQYSTKIFNQAFKVDKSKIIETGYPRNDKLVNKQYNESYINEIKKQLNIPKNKKVIMYAPTWRDDEYITKGSYKFNVSFDVDKLRQVIGDEFVLLLRMHYLVTTRVDENDNFLKDVSDYTDVSDLYLISDILITDYSSVMFDYGILKRPQIFYAYDLENYDQNLRGFYLDYYKELPGPIAKNENELLDLLKESGSLKERYNEEIERFYNEYCYTENGKATQDVIKTIISNS; from the coding sequence ATGATCACAAAATATCTAAAGAAGATTTATACACGTGTAGTCAGTGCTATATTTAAAGCTGAATCGCATTTTATTAATAAAAAGCTCATTTATTTTGAAAGCTTTCATGGTAAGCAATTTAATGATAATCCAAGAGCATTATATGAATATTTGAAAGAAACATCAGACTATAAATTGATATGGGGAGTAAAAAAAGGACACGAACAGATTTTCATAGAAAATGATGTACCTTATGTTAGAAGATTTTCATTAAAATGGTTATTAGTTATGCCAAGAGCAAGTTATTGGATTATTAACACAAGAATACCAGCATGGTTTTATAAATCTTCTAAAATTAAATACCTACAAACTTGGCATGGAACACCTTTGAAAAAAATCGGTTTAGATATTCAAGATGTCCATATGCCAAATACAAATACTCAACAATATAGAAAGAATATTGTGTTAGAAAGTGAAAGATGGGATTATTTAATCTCACCTAATCAGTATTCTACTAAAATATTTAATCAAGCTTTCAAAGTAGATAAAAGCAAAATTATTGAAACTGGTTATCCAAGAAATGATAAACTAGTTAACAAACAGTATAATGAAAGTTATATTAATGAAATAAAGAAACAATTAAATATACCTAAAAATAAGAAAGTAATCATGTACGCGCCTACTTGGAGAGATGATGAATATATTACAAAAGGGTCGTATAAGTTTAATGTGAGTTTTGATGTAGATAAATTGCGTCAGGTCATTGGTGATGAATTTGTACTATTATTAAGAATGCATTATTTAGTAACTACTAGAGTAGATGAAAATGACAACTTTTTAAAAGATGTATCTGATTATACAGATGTTTCCGATTTATACTTAATAAGTGACATATTAATTACAGATTATTCATCTGTGATGTTTGATTATGGTATTTTAAAGAGACCACAAATCTTTTATGCATATGATTTGGAGAATTATGATCAAAATCTAAGAGGTTTTTATTTAGATTATTATAAAGAGTTACCAGGTCCCATTGCAAAAAATGAAAATGAATTATTAGATCTTTTAAAAGAGAGTGGGAGTTTGAAAGAACGATACAATGAAGAAATAGAAAGATTTTATAATGAATATTGTTATACTGAAAATGGGAAAGCAACACAAGATGTAATCAAAACAATAATTAGTAATAGTTAG